The Sebastes umbrosus isolate fSebUmb1 chromosome 4, fSebUmb1.pri, whole genome shotgun sequence genome has a window encoding:
- the ucmab gene encoding unique cartilage matrix-associated protein, protein MSWTYATLLALLAVLLALSLSPEADSAAVPSKTGSAKEPQGPLRKIFMKEADASHFFRRRSRRGAKSQDEINAEQRQVLAADERKREFHEENRNEFESFAEEEDDEQNERSRVRTEQWREFHYDGMHPPHE, encoded by the exons ATGTCCTGGACGTATGCAACCCTCCTGGCTCTCCTCGCTGTGCTTCTGGCACTTTCCT TGTCTCCTGAGGCCGACTCTGCAGCTGTGCCCAGCAAGACAGGCAGTGCTAAAGAGCCACAAG GTCCACTGAGAAAGATCTTCATGAAGGAGGCAGATGCCTCACACTTCTTCAGAAGACGCAGCAGACGGGGAGCAAAGTCTCAGGATGAGATTAACG CTGAGCAGAGGCAGGTTCTGGCTGCAGATGAACGAAAGAGAGAGTTTCACGAGGAGAACAGGAACGAGTTTGAGAGCTTCgctgaagaggaggatgatg AACAAAACGAGAGGAGCAGAGTGCGCACCGAGCAGTGGAGGGAGTTTCACTACGACGGGATGCATCCTCCTCACGAGTAA